The following are from one region of the Roseobacter fucihabitans genome:
- the alaS gene encoding alanine--tRNA ligase encodes MQTLNDIRSTFLSYFDKQGHAVVSSSPLVPRNDPTLMFANSGMVQFKNLFTGIETRDYQRATTAQKCVRAGGKHNDLDNVGMTARHLTFFEMLGNFSFGDYFKEQAIPFAWEVLTKELGIPKEKLLVTVYHTDEEAAAIWKKVAGLPDDRIIRIATDDNFWRMGPTGPCGPCTEVFFDHGDHIWGGPPGSPEEDGDRFIEIWNLVFMQDEQFEDGSTKPLPMQSIDTGMGLERISSLLQGTNNVFETDLMRALVEASADASSTGTDDKVITHHRVIADHLRSTSFLMADGVMPSNDGRGYVLRRIMRRAMRHAHLLGAKDPLMHRLVPALVRQMGAAYPELGQAQSMIEQTLLQEETRFRQTLERGLKLLDEELVHLDDGATLPGKTAFKLYDTFGFPLDLTQDALREKGRAVDTEGFDAAMAEQKAKARAAWSGSGEAADATIWFDVADQHGATDFLGYDTEMAEGQIVALVQDGAAVGSVKTGDSVQIALNQTPFYAESGGQIGDRGTLRTASGVADITDTRKTAGVFVHIAQITQGTLKVGEAAVLEVDHSRRAAIRANHSATHLLHEALREALGDHVAQRGSLNADDRLRFDFSHTQALSREELIGVEMDVNAYIRQNAAVETRIMTPDDARALGAQALFGEKYGDEVRVVSMGQKAGSGKGADEATYSLELCGGTHVRRTGDIGAFVMLGDSASSAGVRRIEALTGAAALSYLRGQDDRLAQVALDLKAPSSDVPERVRALMEERRALSNEVAQLRRELAMSGGGGAAVPETRDVGGVAFMAQVVSGITGKDLPALVDQFKDKLGSGAVLLIAEADGKVAVAAGVTKDLIAKLSAVDIVKAAVAELGGKGGGGRPDMAQGGAKDAQNAAAAIAAAEAVVKG; translated from the coding sequence ATGCAAACGCTGAACGATATCCGCTCCACCTTCCTGTCCTATTTCGACAAGCAGGGCCATGCGGTCGTGTCTTCAAGCCCGCTGGTCCCGCGCAATGATCCAACATTGATGTTCGCCAATTCCGGCATGGTGCAGTTCAAGAACCTGTTTACCGGCATTGAGACACGAGATTATCAACGCGCCACCACCGCACAGAAATGCGTGCGCGCCGGTGGCAAGCACAATGATCTGGACAATGTCGGCATGACCGCGCGCCATTTGACTTTCTTCGAGATGCTTGGGAACTTCAGCTTTGGCGATTATTTCAAGGAGCAAGCCATTCCCTTTGCCTGGGAAGTGCTGACCAAGGAGTTGGGCATTCCCAAGGAAAAGCTGTTGGTCACGGTCTATCACACCGATGAAGAGGCCGCCGCGATCTGGAAAAAAGTTGCAGGCCTGCCCGATGACCGCATCATCCGGATCGCCACGGATGATAATTTCTGGCGGATGGGGCCGACCGGTCCCTGTGGGCCGTGCACCGAGGTGTTTTTCGATCATGGCGATCACATCTGGGGTGGTCCTCCCGGCTCGCCGGAAGAGGATGGGGACCGGTTCATCGAAATCTGGAATCTCGTTTTCATGCAGGATGAACAATTCGAGGACGGCTCAACCAAACCGCTGCCCATGCAATCCATTGACACGGGCATGGGCCTGGAACGGATTTCATCCCTGCTTCAGGGCACCAATAACGTCTTTGAAACTGACCTGATGCGGGCTTTGGTGGAGGCCTCCGCAGATGCCTCCTCTACCGGGACCGATGATAAGGTCATCACGCACCACAGGGTCATTGCAGATCATCTGCGCTCGACGTCCTTCCTGATGGCGGATGGGGTGATGCCGTCCAATGATGGGCGCGGCTATGTCTTGCGCCGGATCATGCGCCGCGCCATGCGTCATGCGCATCTTCTGGGGGCAAAAGATCCTCTGATGCACCGGCTTGTGCCTGCTTTGGTGCGCCAGATGGGCGCGGCCTATCCCGAACTCGGTCAGGCCCAGAGCATGATTGAACAGACGCTGTTGCAAGAGGAAACCCGGTTCCGCCAGACATTGGAGCGCGGGCTAAAACTTCTCGACGAAGAGCTTGTGCATTTGGATGACGGCGCGACCTTGCCGGGAAAAACAGCCTTCAAGCTTTATGACACTTTTGGATTTCCGCTTGATCTGACCCAGGATGCGCTGCGTGAAAAAGGCCGCGCTGTGGACACCGAAGGGTTTGATGCCGCGATGGCCGAGCAGAAAGCCAAGGCGCGCGCGGCGTGGTCTGGATCGGGGGAAGCGGCGGATGCGACAATCTGGTTCGATGTCGCGGATCAGCACGGCGCGACGGATTTTCTGGGCTATGACACGGAAATGGCTGAGGGTCAGATCGTAGCGTTGGTGCAGGATGGGGCCGCGGTTGGCTCGGTTAAAACCGGTGATAGCGTGCAGATCGCGCTGAACCAGACGCCGTTTTACGCCGAAAGCGGGGGTCAGATCGGGGATCGTGGCACGTTGCGCACAGCCAGCGGTGTCGCCGACATCACCGATACGCGCAAAACCGCTGGCGTTTTCGTTCACATCGCCCAAATCACGCAAGGCACCCTAAAAGTCGGCGAGGCGGCTGTACTGGAAGTCGACCATTCCCGCCGCGCGGCGATCCGGGCAAACCATTCGGCCACGCATTTGTTGCACGAAGCCTTGCGCGAGGCCCTGGGCGATCACGTGGCGCAGCGCGGATCATTGAACGCGGATGACCGTTTGCGCTTTGATTTCAGTCATACCCAGGCGTTGAGCCGGGAGGAGCTGATCGGGGTGGAAATGGATGTGAACGCCTATATTCGCCAAAACGCGGCGGTTGAGACTCGCATCATGACGCCCGATGATGCCCGTGCGCTCGGCGCGCAAGCGCTTTTTGGCGAAAAATATGGCGATGAGGTACGTGTCGTTTCAATGGGTCAAAAGGCAGGGTCCGGCAAGGGCGCGGATGAGGCGACCTATTCGCTGGAGCTCTGCGGCGGTACGCATGTGCGCCGGACCGGGGACATCGGGGCGTTCGTTATGCTTGGGGACAGCGCAAGCAGTGCCGGGGTGCGTCGGATCGAAGCCCTAACCGGCGCTGCGGCCCTCTCATATCTGCGCGGGCAGGATGATCGTTTGGCGCAGGTCGCGCTTGATCTCAAGGCACCGTCCAGTGATGTGCCCGAGCGGGTACGCGCTTTGATGGAAGAGCGGCGCGCTTTGTCCAATGAGGTGGCGCAATTGCGCCGGGAACTGGCCATGTCGGGCGGCGGTGGCGCGGCAGTGCCGGAAACCCGTGACGTCGGCGGCGTGGCCTTCATGGCGCAGGTCGTATCCGGTATCACGGGCAAAGACCTCCCCGCGCTCGTGGATCAATTCAAAGACAAACTTGGCAGCGGGGCGGTATTGCTGATCGCAGAAGCCGACGGCAAAGTGGCGGTGGCGGCGGGCGTGACCAAAGACCTCATCGCGAAGCTTTCTGCCGTTGATATCGTCAAGGCCGCAGTGGCGGAACTTGGCGGCAAAGGCGGTGGTGGACGCCCCGATATGGCGCAGGGCGGCGCAAAAGACGCGCAAAATGCAGCGGCTGCAATCGCGGCTGCCGAAGCAGTGGTAAAAGGATAA
- the speB gene encoding agmatinase yields the protein MSTHGYDAGRLDLPFVGISTFGKRPFVADWHTIDADVAVLGAPFDAGTQFRAGARFGPRGVREASTLFSFGHAGAYDHEDDATYLPAEVRIVDMGDADIIHTDTAQSHANIETGVRAALAAGALPVVIGGDHSINIPCIRAYGGPEYTGQSFHILQIDAHLDFVDERHGVRHGHGNPMRRAAEMEYVSGLTQVGIRNVSSTAREGYAAARAMGSNIISVRQARNMGTRGVANTLPEGAPVYITLDIDAFCPSIAPGTGTPSHGGFLYYEVLELLQAVAQHHPIIGIDLVEVSPDHDPAGVTSILAAQILLNLLGFIFHARRSNPALAGVASR from the coding sequence ATGAGCACACATGGCTATGACGCAGGCAGGCTTGATCTGCCGTTTGTGGGTATTTCCACCTTTGGCAAGCGGCCCTTTGTCGCGGATTGGCACACCATCGACGCCGATGTCGCGGTGCTCGGCGCGCCCTTTGACGCTGGCACGCAGTTTCGCGCGGGCGCGCGTTTCGGGCCGCGCGGGGTGCGTGAGGCATCGACCCTGTTCAGCTTTGGCCACGCGGGTGCCTATGATCACGAGGATGATGCGACCTATCTGCCCGCCGAGGTGCGCATCGTGGATATGGGTGATGCGGATATCATCCATACGGATACCGCGCAAAGCCACGCCAATATCGAAACCGGTGTGCGTGCGGCACTGGCCGCCGGTGCGTTGCCCGTGGTGATCGGCGGGGATCATTCGATCAATATTCCTTGTATTCGCGCCTATGGCGGTCCGGAATATACCGGCCAATCATTTCATATCCTGCAAATCGACGCGCATCTGGATTTCGTCGATGAACGCCACGGGGTGCGCCATGGTCATGGCAATCCGATGCGCCGTGCTGCCGAGATGGAATACGTCAGCGGGCTCACACAGGTCGGCATCCGCAACGTCAGCTCCACCGCGCGCGAGGGCTACGCGGCAGCCCGCGCCATGGGCTCTAACATCATCTCCGTCCGGCAAGCGCGAAACATGGGCACGCGCGGCGTGGCCAATACCCTGCCCGAGGGCGCGCCGGTCTATATCACGCTGGACATCGACGCCTTCTGCCCCTCCATCGCGCCCGGCACCGGCACGCCCAGCCATGGCGGCTTCCTCTATTACGAGGTGCTGGAATTGCTGCAAGCGGTCGCCCAACACCATCCCATCATCGGCATTGATCTGGTCGAGGTTTCCCCCGATCACGACCCCGCAGGCGTGACCTCCATTCTGGCCGCGCAAATCCTGCTGAACCTCTTGGGCTTCATCTTTCACGCCCGCAGGTCCAACCCGGCTTTGGCGGGCGTGGCTTCACGTTGA
- a CDS encoding RsmB/NOP family class I SAM-dependent RNA methyltransferase: MTPGARVAAAIEILDVIGAGTPAEQALTRWARASRYAGSKDRAAVRDHVFDVLRNRRSVAVLGGGTDGRALMIGLLRQQGEDPALFFTGEGHAPAAMSEEERRSPDFSGETGERWNLPDWILAEFQRSLGSEAEATALALAQRAPVSLRVNLAKTTRLGAMSALQAEGVETEINPLAETALSVTLGARRLRNSPVYLEGLVELQDAASQAIIADLPAAERCLDFCAGGGGKALAMAAQGRDVSAHDIDPGRMRDLPARALRAGTPVAQVTRETLGALDPFDLVLCDAPCSGSGSWRRAPHAKWALYPERLDELTQIQDNILDDAVQSVHPNGWLIYATCSVLRVENEDRVATFVERNPDWHCTFERRFSVSDTGDGFFSAHLTRVKD, translated from the coding sequence GTGACGCCCGGCGCGCGGGTGGCGGCCGCCATCGAGATTTTGGACGTGATCGGTGCGGGTACACCAGCCGAGCAGGCCCTGACCCGCTGGGCGCGTGCCAGCCGTTATGCCGGCTCCAAGGACCGCGCCGCCGTGCGCGATCATGTGTTTGACGTGCTGCGCAACAGGCGGTCCGTGGCCGTGTTGGGCGGTGGCACTGACGGGCGCGCCTTGATGATCGGATTGCTGCGCCAGCAGGGCGAAGACCCGGCGCTGTTCTTTACCGGCGAGGGCCATGCGCCAGCGGCTATGAGCGAGGAGGAGAGGCGAAGCCCCGACTTCTCCGGCGAAACGGGTGAGCGCTGGAACCTGCCCGACTGGATTCTTGCGGAATTCCAGCGCAGTTTGGGGAGCGAGGCCGAGGCCACGGCGCTGGCGCTGGCGCAACGCGCGCCCGTCAGCCTGCGGGTGAACCTGGCCAAGACCACCCGCCTCGGTGCCATGAGCGCGCTGCAAGCCGAAGGGGTAGAGACTGAGATCAACCCGCTGGCAGAAACCGCGCTGAGCGTGACGCTTGGCGCGCGGCGATTGCGCAACAGCCCTGTCTATCTCGAAGGTCTGGTCGAGCTTCAGGATGCCGCCTCTCAGGCGATCATCGCGGATTTGCCTGCGGCTGAGCGGTGCCTTGATTTCTGTGCTGGTGGGGGCGGCAAGGCGCTGGCGATGGCCGCACAGGGGCGTGATGTGAGCGCGCATGACATTGATCCTGGGCGCATGCGTGACCTGCCCGCGCGCGCCCTGCGCGCCGGGACACCTGTTGCGCAGGTTACGCGTGAAACCCTTGGCGCGCTTGATCCTTTCGATCTGGTGCTCTGTGATGCGCCCTGTTCGGGCAGCGGTTCCTGGCGGCGCGCACCCCACGCCAAATGGGCCCTTTATCCTGAACGGCTTGATGAGCTAACGCAGATTCAGGACAATATTCTGGATGACGCCGTGCAAAGCGTGCACCCGAACGGCTGGCTGATCTATGCTACCTGTTCCGTCCTGCGGGTTGAAAACGAAGACCGCGTCGCAACATTTGTGGAACGGAACCCCGACTGGCATTGTACATTCGAACGCCGCTTCAGCGTATCAGACACAGGTGACGGTTTTTTTTCTGCACACTTGACGCGCGTGAAGGACTGA
- the guaB gene encoding IMP dehydrogenase — MEIREALTFDDVLLVPGASSVLPSTADTRTRVTRAISMNIPLLSSAMDTVTEARMAIAMAQAGGIGVVHRNLSIEEQAQEVRRVKRFESGIVYNPITLRANQTLADAKALQERYRVTGFPVVDERGRVVGIVTNRDMRFAKEDATPVSVMMSTDNLAILHEPADRDEAISLMKARRIEKLLITDKDGKLTGLLTLKDTEQAVLNPTACKDDLGRLRVAAATTVGDAGFERSQALVDAGADMIVIDTAHGHSEGVAIAVRRAKELSNEVQIVAGNVATGEATRALIDAGADAVKVGIGPGSICTTRMVAGVGVPQLTAIMDCAAAAGDTPVIADGGIKFSGDFAKAIAAGASCAMVGSMIAGTDESPGDVILYQGRSFKSFRGMGSLGAMASGSADRYFQKDAASDKLVPEGIEGQVAYKGTAGAVLHQLVGGLRAAMGYTGCATVDEMRTNCKFVKITGAGLKESHVHDVQITRESPNYRVG; from the coding sequence ATGGAGATTCGTGAGGCTTTAACCTTTGATGATGTGCTGCTGGTGCCGGGGGCGTCCTCGGTTCTTCCCTCCACAGCCGATACCCGCACGCGCGTGACGCGCGCCATTTCCATGAACATCCCGCTGCTGAGTTCGGCCATGGATACGGTCACCGAAGCACGCATGGCGATTGCCATGGCACAGGCGGGCGGCATCGGTGTGGTGCATCGTAACCTGTCCATTGAGGAACAGGCGCAAGAGGTACGCCGCGTCAAGCGGTTCGAGAGCGGGATCGTCTATAACCCGATCACCCTGCGCGCCAATCAGACGCTGGCCGATGCCAAGGCATTGCAGGAACGCTACCGCGTCACAGGCTTTCCCGTGGTGGATGAGCGCGGTCGGGTCGTGGGGATCGTGACCAACCGCGACATGCGTTTCGCCAAGGAGGATGCCACGCCGGTCTCGGTGATGATGAGCACGGATAACCTTGCAATTCTGCATGAACCTGCGGATCGCGACGAGGCTATCAGCCTGATGAAGGCGCGCCGGATCGAGAAACTCTTGATCACCGATAAGGACGGTAAACTGACCGGGCTCCTGACGCTTAAGGATACCGAACAGGCCGTGCTGAACCCCACCGCCTGCAAGGATGATTTGGGCCGTCTGCGCGTGGCCGCCGCCACCACTGTGGGGGATGCGGGATTTGAACGCAGCCAGGCCCTGGTCGATGCGGGTGCGGATATGATCGTGATCGATACCGCGCATGGGCATTCCGAAGGGGTCGCCATTGCCGTGCGCCGCGCCAAGGAATTGTCCAATGAGGTCCAGATTGTGGCCGGGAATGTCGCCACCGGTGAAGCGACGCGCGCTTTGATTGATGCGGGCGCGGATGCGGTCAAGGTCGGCATCGGGCCAGGCTCCATCTGCACCACGCGTATGGTGGCAGGCGTTGGCGTGCCGCAATTGACGGCGATCATGGATTGCGCCGCCGCCGCTGGCGACACGCCGGTGATCGCGGATGGCGGCATCAAATTTTCCGGAGATTTCGCCAAGGCAATCGCAGCGGGGGCGTCCTGTGCCATGGTCGGCAGCATGATCGCAGGCACCGATGAAAGCCCCGGCGATGTGATCCTCTATCAGGGGCGCAGCTTCAAAAGCTTTCGCGGCATGGGCAGCCTCGGCGCCATGGCCAGCGGCTCTGCGGATCGCTATTTCCAGAAGGACGCGGCCAGCGATAAGCTGGTGCCGGAGGGTATCGAGGGGCAGGTGGCCTATAAGGGCACTGCCGGTGCCGTGTTGCACCAATTGGTGGGCGGTTTGCGCGCCGCAATGGGTTACACGGGATGCGCGACGGTCGATGAAATGCGCACCAATTGCAAATTCGTCAAGATCACCGGCGCGGGGTTGAAAGAGAGTCACGTGCATGACGTTCAGATCACCCGCGAGTCACCAAACTATCGGGTGGGATGA
- a CDS encoding ATP-binding protein, producing the protein MILPGSALTPSKLTRIALHAQKRLGTLVLTAVLLGILALAAPHPLLRQALFSACIALIGLSGLLMWLSHRFSARRTDTLATISDFIDNDAAPSFLADEEGEILSANLSARKRFEADLGATVSGTLKNTLANPSGIMFRLQVRADTEGCAREDLVTRRGHIRLSVHPAGTGQYLWRLEDVPNAQQTADGPMLPMLLVGRTNAVLYMNEEARKLAGGRIKSLDRLFKYLPIVPGTVCDITGVEGPTRALVSEVEAGAGRRAIYLLPPGAETLASDGWNVFQDLPVPLLKVSPEGDIQAYNRLAASLIGISLKNKVHLSDLMEGLGRSITGWLAETLAGRATQQSEFLRLKRTDKEVFVQVTLNRVTEEGKPALIAVLNDATELKSLEAQFVQSQKMQAIGQLAGGVAHDFNNLLTAISGHCDLLLLRHDQGDPDFSDLVQINQNANRAAALVGQLLAFSRKQTLRPETLDMRDTLSDLTHLLNRLVGEKITLTLSHDPVLPPIRADKRQLEQVLMNLVVNARDAMRQGGEIRIVTECTDLNAPLERDRVSVPVGRYVTVQVSDDGVGIAPDKLQKVFEPFFTTKRTGEGTGLGLSTAYGIIKQTGGYIFVDSKLEVGTTFTLYFPVLEEVDLPVAAPKPIEVKPAAKHGDGVILLVEDEAPVRAFASRALRLRGYTVLEADSAEAALKTLEDASLNIDVFVTDVVMPGMDGPSWVREALKERPGVRVVFVSGYAEDSFGEAQIKIPNSVFLPKPFSLSDLTDTVHRQLH; encoded by the coding sequence ATGATTTTGCCGGGAAGCGCCTTGACACCGTCCAAGCTGACGCGCATCGCGCTGCACGCTCAAAAACGGTTGGGAACGCTTGTTCTAACTGCCGTGCTGCTGGGAATATTGGCGCTCGCCGCGCCCCACCCGCTCTTGCGGCAGGCGTTATTTTCGGCTTGCATTGCCCTGATTGGGCTTAGTGGGCTGTTGATGTGGCTTTCCCATCGATTTTCCGCGCGCCGCACCGATACGCTGGCGACGATTTCGGATTTCATCGATAACGACGCCGCCCCGAGTTTTCTGGCAGATGAAGAGGGCGAAATTCTCTCTGCAAACCTGTCCGCGCGTAAACGTTTTGAGGCCGATCTGGGGGCTACTGTAAGCGGGACGCTGAAAAACACCCTCGCCAACCCAAGCGGGATCATGTTTCGCCTTCAGGTTCGCGCCGACACGGAAGGTTGCGCGCGTGAAGACCTGGTGACACGGCGCGGGCATATCCGCCTGTCGGTGCACCCCGCTGGTACCGGGCAGTATCTATGGCGCCTGGAAGATGTGCCAAATGCGCAACAAACTGCGGATGGGCCGATGCTCCCGATGCTGCTGGTAGGGCGCACGAACGCGGTTCTTTATATGAACGAAGAGGCGCGAAAACTCGCCGGGGGGCGGATCAAATCGCTTGACCGCTTGTTCAAATACCTGCCCATCGTGCCGGGAACCGTCTGTGATATCACGGGGGTCGAGGGGCCGACGCGCGCCTTGGTCAGCGAAGTGGAAGCCGGAGCGGGTCGGCGTGCGATCTACCTGTTGCCGCCAGGAGCCGAAACACTTGCCAGCGATGGTTGGAACGTTTTTCAGGACTTACCGGTACCGCTCCTCAAGGTCAGCCCCGAGGGCGATATTCAAGCTTACAACCGTCTGGCCGCCAGTTTGATCGGTATTTCGCTCAAGAACAAAGTGCATCTGTCAGATCTGATGGAAGGGCTTGGGCGTTCCATCACCGGGTGGCTCGCCGAAACACTGGCCGGGCGCGCTACGCAGCAATCGGAATTCCTGCGCCTCAAACGCACCGATAAGGAGGTGTTCGTTCAGGTCACGCTCAACCGCGTCACCGAAGAGGGAAAGCCTGCGCTTATTGCCGTCCTCAATGATGCGACCGAATTGAAGTCACTCGAGGCGCAATTCGTCCAAAGCCAGAAAATGCAGGCCATCGGGCAATTGGCCGGCGGGGTGGCGCATGATTTCAACAACCTGCTCACGGCGATTTCGGGCCATTGTGACCTGCTGCTGCTGCGCCATGATCAGGGCGATCCCGATTTCAGCGATCTGGTGCAGATCAATCAGAACGCCAATCGTGCCGCCGCCCTTGTGGGGCAATTGTTGGCATTTTCGCGCAAACAGACCCTGCGCCCGGAAACGCTGGATATGCGCGATACACTGTCCGATCTGACCCATCTTTTGAACCGGCTGGTGGGCGAAAAAATCACCCTAACGCTGAGCCATGATCCGGTTTTGCCACCAATCCGCGCGGATAAGCGTCAGTTGGAACAGGTGTTGATGAACCTGGTGGTCAATGCACGCGATGCGATGCGGCAAGGCGGGGAGATTCGCATCGTAACCGAATGTACCGATCTGAACGCGCCGCTGGAACGGGACCGCGTGAGCGTGCCGGTCGGGCGCTACGTCACGGTTCAGGTCTCAGATGACGGCGTCGGGATTGCGCCGGATAAGCTGCAAAAGGTTTTCGAACCGTTTTTCACCACAAAGCGGACCGGTGAAGGCACGGGGCTGGGCCTGTCCACGGCTTATGGTATTATCAAACAAACGGGCGGTTACATTTTTGTCGATAGCAAGTTGGAGGTCGGGACGACGTTCACACTCTATTTCCCGGTTCTCGAAGAGGTCGACCTGCCCGTGGCCGCACCCAAACCGATCGAGGTAAAACCAGCCGCCAAGCATGGGGATGGTGTCATTTTGCTGGTGGAAGACGAGGCACCTGTGCGCGCCTTTGCCAGCCGCGCGCTACGTCTGCGGGGGTATACGGTTTTGGAGGCGGATTCGGCGGAGGCGGCGTTAAAGACATTGGAGGATGCGTCGCTGAATATCGACGTTTTTGTCACCGATGTCGTAATGCCGGGTATGGACGGGCCAAGTTGGGTGCGCGAGGCGCTCAAGGAGCGCCCGGGCGTGAGGGTCGTGTTTGTTTCGGGATATGCCGAGGACAGTTTCGGCGAAGCCCAGATCAAGATTCCCAATTCGGTGTTTCTGCCCAAACCCTTCTCGCTGAGCGATCTGACCGATACGGTTCACCGTCAATTGCATTAA
- the recA gene encoding recombinase RecA, whose protein sequence is MATADLLSMNSKKTADKQKALDSALAQIERQFGKGSIMKLGTAGAVQDIKSSSTGSLGLDIALGIGGLPMGRIVEIYGPESSGKTTLTLHCVAEQQKAGGVCAFVDAEHALDPSYAKKLGVDIDELLISQPDTGEQALEITDTLVRSGAVNMVVVDSVAALTPKSELEGDMGDSSVGVQARLMSQAMRKLTGSISRSNCMVIFINQIRMKIGVMFGSPETTTGGNALKFYSSVRLDIRRIGALKDRDEIVGNHTRVKVVKNKVAAPFKQVEFDIMYGEGISKMGELLDLGVAAGVVDKSGSWFSYGDERIGQGRENAKGFLRENVQMALEIEDKIRAAHGLDFDMPKAERKDDDGVLEA, encoded by the coding sequence ATGGCAACGGCAGATTTATTGAGCATGAACAGCAAAAAAACAGCAGACAAGCAGAAGGCGCTTGATTCCGCCCTGGCGCAGATTGAACGGCAGTTCGGCAAGGGTTCGATCATGAAGCTCGGTACCGCTGGTGCGGTTCAGGATATTAAATCAAGCTCCACCGGATCGCTGGGTCTTGATATCGCGCTTGGGATCGGCGGTCTGCCAATGGGGCGCATCGTTGAGATTTACGGACCCGAAAGCTCCGGCAAAACCACGCTGACACTGCATTGTGTTGCCGAACAGCAGAAAGCCGGCGGCGTATGTGCGTTTGTGGATGCGGAACACGCGCTTGATCCCAGCTATGCCAAAAAGCTCGGCGTGGACATCGACGAATTGCTGATCAGCCAACCCGACACGGGCGAGCAGGCGTTGGAAATCACCGACACGCTGGTGCGCTCGGGCGCGGTGAACATGGTCGTGGTCGATTCGGTTGCGGCCCTGACGCCGAAATCCGAGCTTGAAGGTGACATGGGTGACAGTTCTGTCGGCGTGCAGGCCCGCCTGATGAGCCAGGCCATGCGCAAACTGACCGGTTCGATCAGCCGCAGCAACTGCATGGTCATCTTCATCAACCAGATCCGTATGAAAATCGGCGTCATGTTCGGCTCGCCTGAAACGACGACAGGTGGTAATGCGCTCAAATTCTATTCTTCCGTGCGTCTGGACATCCGCCGCATCGGCGCGCTCAAGGACCGCGATGAAATCGTCGGCAACCACACCCGCGTCAAGGTTGTGAAAAACAAGGTCGCGGCCCCCTTCAAGCAGGTGGAATTTGACATCATGTATGGCGAAGGCATCTCCAAGATGGGCGAATTGCTTGATCTGGGCGTGGCCGCCGGGGTCGTGGATAAATCGGGCTCCTGGTTCAGCTATGGCGATGAACGCATCGGGCAAGGGCGTGAGAACGCCAAAGGTTTCCTGCGTGAAAACGTCCAGATGGCGCTGGAGATCGAAGATAAGATCCGCGCCGCACATGGTCTGGATTTCGACATGCCAAAAGCCGAGCGCAAAGACGATGACGGCGTGCTGGAGGCCTGA